AGGCGCAGCTTTTGTGCCGGTTGCGACATAGAAACTCCTGCAGATAAAACCGTCTTCGAGCTAACAACCGTGCACTCGGCTAATTTATCGAAAAGATGCAACGTTTATTAGCTATAGCGAATAAAACTGCTCGCCTCATAACTTAATGACATTTCAATTAATCGAGTTTAGGCAAATTTATAATTTAAATACCACTTGTCTTTTTATCCTTGAGGGGTATCTGGCAAAGCCTTTTGAAAAAGTTTGCACATCTGTGAAAAAGGGCTAGCTTCAAACACCCACATCTTGCGCATATCGCATTAATCCAAACGGACAGAAGCTCTGGAACGCGCTTATCCGAGTAATTATACGCCCGTAGCATTTACTCATAAGTCTTTAATTCACAATGGAATGTGCCAATGAAGTGATCTGAGTCAGTTGTTTGAACAGCGCACAGTTTTATTCTGTGATCTCTCTTCTCCTGCATTGGAGTCACACAATGTCTGAATCTCCCGGAAAACTTCGATTAGGCGCCCTTGTGGCTCTTGTTGTGGGCTCAATGATTGGCGGCGGGATCTTCTCGTTGCCGCAAAACATGGCCGCCAGCGCCGATGTCGGTGCGGTATTGATTGGTTGGGTTATTACGGCCGTCGGTATGTTGACCCTGGCCTTTGTATTCCAGACCCTGGCCAACCGCAAACCCGACCTGGACGGCGGTGTATACGCCTACGCCAAGGCCGGTTTTGGCGACTACATGGGTTTCTCGTCGGCCTGGGGTTACTGGATCAGTGCCTGGCTGGGCAACGTCGGCTACTTCGTGCTGCTGTTTAGCACCCTCGGTTACTTCTTCCCCATCTTCGGCGAAGGCAACACCCCGGCAGCGGTGATTGGCGCGTCGGTGCTGTTGTGGGCCGTGCATTTCCTGGTGCTGCGCGGGATCAAGGAAGCAGCGTTCATCAACCTGGTCACCACGGTCGCCAAAGTCGTGCCGCTGGTGCTGTTTGTGTTGATCGCAGTGTTCGCGTTCAAGCTGGACATCTTCACCGCTGATATCTGGGGCCTGAAAAACCCCGACCTGGGCAGCGTGATGAACCAGGTGCGCAACATGATGCTGGTCACCGTCTGGGTGTTTATCGGTATTGAAGGCGCGAGCATCTTCTCGTCCCGTGCCGAAAAACGCTCGGATGTGGGCAAGGCCACCGTCATCGGCTTTATCACCGTGCTGCTGTTCCTGATGCTGGTGAACGTGCTGTCCCTGGGGATCATGACTCAACCGGAACTGGCCAAGCTGCAGAACCCGTCGATGGCGGCCGTGCTGGAGCATGTGGTCGGCCATTGGGGCGCAGTGCTGATCAGCGTCGGCTTGATCATCTCCCTGCTCGGCGCGCTGCTGTCGTGGGTGCTGCTGTGTGCAGAGATCATGTTCGCCGCTGCCAAAGACCACACCATGCCGGAGTTCCTGCGTAAGGAAAACGCCAACCATGTGCCGGTCAACGCCCTGTGGCTGACCAACGCCATGGTGCAGATCTTCCTGGTCATCACCCTGTTCTCCGCCAGTACCTACCTGTCGCTGATCTACCTCGCCACCTCGATGATCCTGGTGCCTTACCTGTGGTCGGCGGCCTACGCACTGTTGCTGGCGGTACGCGGTGAGACCTACGAGGCGGCCCTGGCCGAGCGCAAGAAAGACCTGTTCATCGGCGCCATCGCCCTGATCTACGCGGTCTGGCTGCTGTATGCCGGTGGCACCAAGTACCTGCTGTTGTCCGCCCTGCTCTACGCCCCTGGCGCGATCCTGTTCGCCAAGGCCAAGCGTGAACTGGGCAAACCGATTTTTACCAACGTCGAGAAGCTGATTTTCGCCGCAGTGGTCATTGGCGCCCTGGTGGCGGCCTATGGGCTCTACGACGGCTTCCTGACCCTGTAACACCTGAATCTTTTTGTTCACTGGAGGATCTGTAATGACCACGGAAAAAGTTAAGTACGGCGTACATTCCGAAGCCGGCAAACTGCGCAAAGTCATGGTGTGTTCCCCAGGTCTGGCCCATCAGCGGCTGACCCCCAATAATTGCGACGAACTGCTGTTCGATGACGTGCTCTGGGTTGCCCAGGCCAAGCGTGACCATTTCGACTTCGTCACCAAGATGCGCGAGCGCGATATCGATGTGCTGGAAATGCACAATCTGCTGACCGACATTGTCGCCATCCCTGAAGCGCTGGACTGGATCCTGGAGCGCAAGATCACTGCCGATACGGTTGGCCTGGGACTGGCCGACGAAGTCGGCTCCTGGCTGCGCAGCCTGGAGCCGCGCAAGATCGCCGAGTTCCTGATCGGCGGCGTGTCGGCCGATGACCTGCCGAGCAGCTTTGGTGGCAAAACCATCGAGATGTTCCGCGACTTCCTCGGCCACTCAAGCTTCATTCTGCCGCCGCTGCCCAACACCCAGTTCACCCGCGACACCACCTGCTGGATCTACGGTGGCGTGACGCTCAACCCGATGTACTGGCCAGCGCGACGTCAGG
The Pseudomonas hygromyciniae genome window above contains:
- the arcD gene encoding arginine-ornithine antiporter; the encoded protein is MSESPGKLRLGALVALVVGSMIGGGIFSLPQNMAASADVGAVLIGWVITAVGMLTLAFVFQTLANRKPDLDGGVYAYAKAGFGDYMGFSSAWGYWISAWLGNVGYFVLLFSTLGYFFPIFGEGNTPAAVIGASVLLWAVHFLVLRGIKEAAFINLVTTVAKVVPLVLFVLIAVFAFKLDIFTADIWGLKNPDLGSVMNQVRNMMLVTVWVFIGIEGASIFSSRAEKRSDVGKATVIGFITVLLFLMLVNVLSLGIMTQPELAKLQNPSMAAVLEHVVGHWGAVLISVGLIISLLGALLSWVLLCAEIMFAAAKDHTMPEFLRKENANHVPVNALWLTNAMVQIFLVITLFSASTYLSLIYLATSMILVPYLWSAAYALLLAVRGETYEAALAERKKDLFIGAIALIYAVWLLYAGGTKYLLLSALLYAPGAILFAKAKRELGKPIFTNVEKLIFAAVVIGALVAAYGLYDGFLTL